A stretch of Miscanthus floridulus cultivar M001 chromosome 13, ASM1932011v1, whole genome shotgun sequence DNA encodes these proteins:
- the LOC136499949 gene encoding uncharacterized protein, with protein MGNALQTLLLAFLELFPRGGLSSALSRTLSLTMLGFQTFRELLQPEVEDRHIWRLSSNGQYSTKSAYDGFFLGSTLFGPWERIWKSWAPSKCRFFMWLVAHNRCWTADRLARRRLPHPEYCPLCDQEEETIDHLLVHCVFAREFWFILLRQVGLLILSPQPTELSFHAWWEKASSSTADGLIRQGLNSVIILGAWTIWNHRNGCVFDGAAPSLAGALILASEERRLWSMAGARGLSFLTALLPGS; from the exons ATGGGCAATGCATTGCAGACCTTGCTCCTCGCCTTTTTGGAGCTATTCCCAAGAGGAGGGTTAAGCAGCGCACTGTCCAGGACGCTCTCACTAACCATGCTTGGATTTCAGACATTCAGGGAGCTC CTACAGCCGGAGGTTGAGGATAGACACATATGGAGGCTCTCCTCCAACGGACAATACTCGACTAAGTCGGCATATGATGGGTTCTTTTTGGGTTCTACTCTCTTTGGACCATGGGAAAGAATCTGGAAATCTTGGGCACCGTCTAAGTGTCGCTTCTTTATGTGGCTGGTCGCGCACAACAGGTGCTGGACGGCTGATCGCCTGGCACGTCGCAGGTTGCCTCATCCTGAATATTGTCCTCtctgtgaccaagaagaagagacTATTGACCATCTCCTTGTCCACTGTGTGTTCGCAAGAGAATTTTGGTTCATTCTGCTCAGACAGGTTGGTCTTCTGATTCTGTCCCCTCAGCCTACAGAGTTGTCCTTCCATGCTTGGTGGGAGAAAGCTAGCAGCAGCACCGCTGATGGGCTGATAAGGCAAGGACTTAATTCGGTTATTATACTTGGAGCATGGACTATTTGGAACCATCGCAATGGGTGTGTTTTCGATGGAGCAGCTCCAAGCTTAGCTGGTGCTCTGATTTTAGCTAGCGAGGAACGCCGCTTGTGGTCTATGGCAGGGGCTCGAGGATTATCTTTCCTGACTGCCCTCCTCCCCGGTAGTTAG